In Parasphingorhabdus halotolerans, a single window of DNA contains:
- a CDS encoding acyl-CoA dehydrogenase family protein, with translation MRKFTEEQHMFRDAYRRFLAEQVAPRMDEFREAGIVDREIFKKAGDQGFLMIWPDEKYGGMGDDDFRYEQIIIEETTRAGCAEWYNTLHSRLVGPYFKNIGNEEQRERFLPKCVTGETILAVAMTEPGAGSDLSGMKSTAKDMGDHWILNGSKTYISNGINADVVIAAAKIDGIDDKHAMVLLIVERGMEGFERGQNLEKIGLHAQDTAELFFNDVKIPKENTLGTPGKGFVHLMEGLAEERLIAMVGYAASARRAFDVTREFVMERDVFGKKLSDMQNTQFKMAEMDAKIDMLQVYIDHCVEVHNQGGLNANIAAKGKMLGSEIEWEMADLGLQLHGGAGYMREYEISRIFTDARMSRIYAGSSEIMRYIVGRDVFSQKYQSILE, from the coding sequence ATGCGTAAATTTACCGAAGAGCAACATATGTTCCGCGATGCCTATCGCCGTTTTCTGGCAGAACAAGTGGCTCCCAGAATGGACGAATTTCGTGAAGCGGGCATAGTTGATCGCGAAATTTTCAAAAAAGCAGGCGACCAGGGCTTTTTAATGATTTGGCCAGATGAAAAATATGGCGGGATGGGCGATGATGATTTCCGCTACGAGCAGATCATCATTGAAGAAACGACCCGGGCCGGCTGCGCCGAATGGTACAACACCCTGCATAGCCGCCTTGTCGGACCTTATTTCAAGAATATCGGTAACGAGGAACAACGCGAGCGATTTCTCCCCAAATGCGTGACCGGCGAAACTATACTCGCTGTAGCGATGACAGAGCCAGGTGCAGGCAGCGATCTCTCCGGCATGAAATCTACGGCCAAGGATATGGGCGATCATTGGATATTAAACGGTTCCAAAACCTATATTTCCAACGGGATTAACGCAGACGTGGTGATTGCTGCTGCAAAAATCGACGGGATTGATGACAAGCATGCGATGGTCTTGCTGATTGTTGAACGCGGGATGGAAGGCTTTGAACGCGGTCAGAATCTGGAAAAAATTGGCTTGCATGCCCAGGATACCGCTGAGTTGTTTTTCAACGATGTAAAAATTCCGAAAGAAAATACGCTGGGTACTCCCGGCAAAGGCTTTGTCCATTTGATGGAAGGGCTGGCCGAAGAACGGCTGATCGCAATGGTCGGCTATGCGGCTTCTGCGCGTCGCGCGTTTGATGTGACCCGCGAGTTCGTGATGGAGCGCGATGTGTTTGGAAAAAAACTGTCTGATATGCAGAATACGCAGTTTAAAATGGCCGAAATGGATGCCAAGATTGATATGCTGCAAGTCTATATCGACCATTGCGTCGAAGTACATAATCAGGGCGGACTAAATGCCAACATCGCCGCCAAAGGCAAGATGCTCGGCAGTGAAATCGAGTGGGAAATGGCCGACCTTGGTCTGCAGCTCCATGGCGGCGCTGGCTATATGAGGGAATATGAAATTAGCCGGATTTTCACCGATGCACGAATGAGCCGGATTTATGCCGGTAGCTCAGAAATCATGCGTTATATTGTTGGTCGCGATGTGTTCAGCCAGAAATATCAATCAATCCTCGAATAG
- a CDS encoding NADPH-dependent FMN reductase has product MAKKPFILGLGGTTNPESSTEQALAIALQSANEAGADTELFGSHRLMLLPHYRSDPAGLNDTGKDLVELVRRADGVLLSSPGYHGTVSGLVKNAIDYIEETSGDERVYLDGIPIGLIVTAHGWQAVGSTLAALRSIVHSLRGWPTPLGVGINALGGMFCDGVCSDDGVNEQLNLVAQQVMLRAETR; this is encoded by the coding sequence ATGGCAAAAAAACCTTTTATTCTAGGCCTTGGCGGCACAACCAATCCGGAATCATCAACCGAACAGGCGCTGGCAATAGCGCTGCAGAGCGCGAATGAAGCTGGTGCTGACACGGAACTTTTTGGTTCGCATCGGCTCATGTTGCTGCCACATTATCGCTCTGATCCTGCAGGTCTCAATGATACCGGTAAGGACCTTGTCGAACTGGTACGCCGCGCTGATGGCGTCTTGCTGTCGAGTCCGGGGTATCACGGCACGGTATCCGGGTTGGTAAAAAATGCGATTGATTATATCGAAGAAACGTCAGGAGATGAGCGCGTCTATCTCGACGGCATACCTATTGGATTGATTGTTACAGCGCATGGCTGGCAAGCGGTCGGCAGTACTTTGGCTGCGCTGCGTTCCATTGTTCATTCATTGCGGGGCTGGCCGACCCCCCTGGGTGTAGGGATTAATGCTCTGGGCGGAATGTTTTGTGATGGAGTTTGTTCGGACGATGGTGTGAACGAACAGCTCAATCTGGTGGCACAACAAGTCATGTTGCGGGCCGAGACGCGCTAG
- a CDS encoding enoyl-CoA hydratase/isomerase family protein has product MTELPKTETLELELKQGWLTIWFNQPDNRNALSDALVAELAAVLKSVRDDRAVRGITLRGRGGVFCAGADLKNFKQNFQTSGDRNAIIQMSSGAAEIFDLVNTAPQVVIVLIEGAAMAGGFGLSCCADVVLCETGARFAMTETAIGLSPAQISPFVIQKLGYATGRRLMLTAARFDGAEAHELGFADFIADDVAGLEIIETQIRKQVLGAAPGAIAATKELLGQISGKRRDEVIHLAAENFADRMVSDEAKEGVASFFEKRKPNWVVKPE; this is encoded by the coding sequence ATGACCGAACTGCCAAAAACCGAAACGCTCGAACTCGAACTTAAACAAGGCTGGCTTACCATCTGGTTCAACCAACCGGACAATCGCAACGCGCTAAGCGACGCCTTGGTGGCGGAGCTAGCTGCTGTTCTAAAAAGCGTTCGTGATGATCGTGCGGTACGCGGCATTACTTTGCGCGGACGCGGCGGGGTATTTTGTGCCGGCGCCGATCTCAAAAACTTCAAACAAAATTTTCAGACGAGCGGTGACCGCAATGCGATCATCCAAATGTCCAGCGGCGCAGCGGAAATCTTTGATCTGGTCAATACTGCGCCACAAGTCGTTATCGTTTTAATCGAAGGCGCGGCAATGGCTGGTGGCTTTGGGCTCTCATGCTGCGCCGACGTTGTACTCTGCGAAACCGGGGCCCGCTTTGCGATGACCGAGACGGCGATTGGACTGTCGCCTGCACAGATTTCACCCTTTGTAATTCAGAAACTCGGCTACGCGACCGGGCGCAGACTTATGCTGACAGCTGCCCGCTTTGACGGGGCCGAAGCACATGAACTGGGTTTTGCCGACTTTATTGCGGATGATGTCGCAGGACTGGAAATCATCGAAACGCAAATCCGCAAGCAGGTTCTGGGCGCTGCCCCCGGTGCTATTGCAGCGACCAAGGAATTGCTCGGTCAAATCTCAGGCAAACGTCGTGACGAAGTGATCCACCTGGCTGCAGAGAATTTTGCTGATCGCATGGTAAGCGACGAAGCGAAAGAAGGCGTCGCGAGTTTCTTTGAAAAGCGCAAACCCAATTGGGTGGTGAAACCAGAATGA
- a CDS encoding NAD(P)H-dependent flavin oxidoreductase — translation MKNKICNMLGIEFPLVAFSHCRDVVAAVSKAGGMGVFGGVNCTPETLEEELSWIDDHVGGKPYGLDIIVPNKVEGRGEPFDEEAMLARIPAEHIAFTEELMKRHGVDAGDLDPVRREHVVGSQNLIGDNADAILEVAFRHPIKLIANALGIPPQVMLELGQKHDVPVAALVGTREHAMSQVAAGVDIIIAVGGEAGGHTGDVATMVLIPEVCNALTEIGEETPVLAAGGIATGAQMAAAMAMGAAGVWCGSVWLTTVEAETNPIVKEKMLLATSRDTVRARSRTGKPSRQLRSPWTDAWEAESAPTPLPMPLQSLVSEPPLRTIDKLSQGDNQGAKDLATYWVGQGVGLMNEQMTAGQVVQEFKEDFLAAYERLAANLEE, via the coding sequence ATGAAAAATAAAATATGCAATATGCTGGGAATTGAATTTCCGCTCGTCGCCTTTTCCCATTGCCGCGATGTCGTTGCTGCCGTGTCCAAAGCGGGCGGGATGGGCGTTTTTGGCGGAGTGAATTGCACGCCAGAAACCCTCGAAGAGGAACTGAGCTGGATCGACGATCATGTCGGCGGCAAACCCTATGGTCTCGATATCATCGTACCGAACAAGGTTGAGGGTCGCGGCGAACCATTTGACGAAGAGGCCATGCTTGCCCGTATTCCGGCAGAACATATCGCATTTACAGAAGAGCTTATGAAACGCCATGGCGTCGATGCAGGTGATCTTGATCCTGTGCGCCGCGAGCATGTTGTGGGTTCGCAAAACCTGATTGGCGACAATGCCGATGCGATTCTGGAAGTGGCCTTCCGGCATCCGATCAAGCTCATCGCCAATGCCCTGGGCATCCCGCCACAGGTGATGTTGGAACTGGGACAGAAACACGACGTTCCCGTTGCAGCGTTGGTCGGAACCAGAGAACACGCCATGAGTCAGGTCGCTGCGGGTGTTGATATTATCATTGCCGTTGGCGGTGAAGCTGGCGGCCACACTGGTGATGTTGCAACTATGGTTTTAATTCCGGAAGTCTGTAACGCGCTAACCGAGATTGGCGAGGAAACACCGGTGCTCGCAGCGGGCGGCATTGCGACCGGTGCCCAAATGGCGGCCGCCATGGCAATGGGCGCGGCTGGCGTATGGTGTGGTTCGGTCTGGCTGACGACGGTCGAAGCAGAGACGAACCCGATCGTGAAAGAAAAAATGCTGTTGGCAACTTCTCGCGATACGGTTCGGGCAAGATCCCGCACTGGCAAGCCTTCGCGTCAATTGCGATCCCCCTGGACCGACGCGTGGGAGGCAGAAAGTGCCCCAACACCGCTGCCTATGCCGCTTCAGTCTCTGGTCTCGGAGCCGCCGCTTCGCACAATCGACAAACTGTCCCAGGGAGACAATCAGGGTGCAAAAGATCTCGCCACCTATTGGGTCGGGCAGGGTGTTGGGCTGATGAACGAGCAAATGACAGCTGGCCAAGTGGTGCAGGAATTCAAGGAAGATTTCCTTGCCGCATACGAAAGATTAGCCGCCAATCTGGAAGAATAA
- a CDS encoding acetyl/propionyl/methylcrotonyl-CoA carboxylase subunit alpha gives MTKINTLLVANRGEIACRIMRTAIAQGLRTVAVYSDADAKALHVKMADDAVWIGPAPVNESYLLIDKIIQAAKDTGADAIHPGYGFLSENAAFSQACANAGIIFVGPPEKAIDVMGDKARSKRAMITAGVPCVPGYQDDDQSDETLISEAKKIGAPLMVKAAAGGGGRGMRLVHDLGEVPNAIKLARSEAENAFGNGELILEKAIIKPRHVEIQVFADSHGNTIHLGERDCSVQRRHQKVIEEAPCPVLTLELRAQMGAAAVEAARAVDYVGAGTVEFLLDQSGEFYFLEMNTRLQVEHPVTEEITGLDLVALQLKVAQGDLLGITQDDVKLSGHAMEVRLYAEDPNDDFLPSTGHIDLWKPSDLSRVDSGIETGGEVSPFYDSMVAKIITHGATRDEARRRMIKALSETALFGPKTNRDFLIDALDKPDFVDGQATTAFIAENYGEGGVDLGTLSFEYYAIAAVLQHKLRQRAAHKMALNVNTEMLDWSNTGALETVVQYTGQNEGDEDKQSIHVHVSDPHKYKVTRGGDEADVELLSMSTDKAKLKVNGHNVIAIYHHNHRTLHIATPKRSLTVTDLTGLSAMEDAGGGGTVVAPMHGQLLEILVEEGMRVSKGDKLAVLEAMKMQHEILAEIDGTVEMIAAKAGTQIAADDLILEIAADEDKIDDT, from the coding sequence ATGACGAAAATCAACACCCTCCTTGTCGCTAATCGCGGGGAAATTGCCTGCCGGATCATGCGTACTGCCATAGCGCAGGGCCTGCGCACCGTCGCTGTTTATTCCGATGCAGATGCCAAAGCTCTTCATGTTAAAATGGCGGATGATGCCGTGTGGATCGGTCCGGCACCGGTTAATGAATCCTATCTGCTAATCGACAAGATCATTCAGGCCGCTAAAGATACCGGCGCGGATGCGATTCATCCTGGCTATGGGTTCCTGTCCGAGAACGCCGCATTCAGCCAGGCTTGCGCCAATGCCGGAATCATCTTTGTCGGCCCGCCCGAAAAAGCCATTGATGTGATGGGCGACAAGGCGCGATCAAAACGCGCGATGATAACCGCAGGCGTCCCTTGTGTCCCCGGATATCAGGATGATGACCAGTCCGACGAAACCCTGATCTCCGAAGCAAAGAAGATCGGTGCCCCGCTGATGGTCAAAGCGGCGGCTGGCGGCGGCGGTCGCGGTATGCGGCTAGTGCATGATCTGGGCGAGGTCCCGAACGCAATAAAGCTGGCGCGTTCCGAGGCGGAAAATGCTTTTGGTAATGGCGAGCTGATTCTTGAAAAGGCAATCATTAAACCGCGCCATGTCGAGATACAGGTTTTTGCCGATAGCCATGGCAATACCATTCATCTCGGCGAACGCGACTGTTCGGTTCAACGGCGGCATCAGAAGGTTATCGAAGAAGCGCCTTGTCCGGTGTTGACGCTTGAGCTGCGAGCCCAAATGGGTGCCGCAGCGGTCGAGGCGGCGCGGGCTGTGGATTATGTCGGCGCAGGGACGGTTGAATTTCTGCTCGACCAGTCCGGTGAATTCTACTTCCTCGAAATGAACACCCGTTTGCAGGTCGAACACCCTGTGACGGAAGAAATTACAGGCCTTGATCTGGTGGCGCTCCAACTCAAAGTTGCGCAAGGCGACTTGCTGGGCATTACGCAAGATGACGTCAAGCTGTCTGGGCACGCGATGGAAGTCCGGCTCTATGCGGAAGATCCTAACGACGATTTTCTGCCCAGCACCGGTCATATCGATCTCTGGAAGCCCTCTGATCTGTCCCGCGTCGATAGCGGGATCGAAACCGGTGGCGAGGTTTCGCCCTTTTACGATAGCATGGTCGCCAAGATCATCACCCATGGCGCAACCCGCGATGAAGCCCGGCGACGGATGATCAAGGCGCTTTCCGAAACCGCTCTATTCGGTCCAAAAACCAATCGCGATTTCCTGATCGACGCGCTCGACAAGCCGGACTTTGTCGATGGTCAGGCGACCACGGCGTTCATTGCCGAAAATTATGGAGAGGGCGGCGTTGATCTGGGCACCCTTAGTTTTGAATATTATGCGATAGCAGCTGTTTTGCAGCATAAATTGCGGCAGCGGGCCGCTCATAAAATGGCGCTGAATGTCAATACCGAAATGCTCGATTGGTCCAACACAGGGGCTTTGGAAACAGTTGTGCAATATACTGGGCAAAATGAAGGGGACGAAGACAAGCAGAGCATCCATGTCCATGTGTCAGACCCGCATAAGTATAAGGTGACCCGTGGTGGTGATGAGGCAGACGTCGAGCTGCTGTCCATGTCCACCGACAAAGCAAAACTCAAGGTCAATGGTCATAATGTTATTGCCATTTATCATCACAATCATCGAACCCTGCATATCGCAACGCCCAAACGCTCGCTGACGGTCACCGACCTCACCGGCCTGAGTGCAATGGAAGATGCCGGTGGTGGCGGGACTGTGGTTGCACCAATGCACGGCCAATTGCTGGAGATATTGGTTGAAGAGGGAATGCGCGTTTCCAAGGGCGACAAACTAGCCGTTCTTGAGGCGATGAAAATGCAGCATGAGATTCTGGCGGAGATTGATGGCACTGTGGAAATGATCGCCGCCAAAGCAGGGACGCAGATCGCGGCGGATGACTTGATCCTGGAAATCGCGGCTGACGAGGACAAGATTGATGATACCTAA
- a CDS encoding acetyl-CoA C-acetyltransferase, producing the protein MTEAFIYDAVRSPRGKGRSDGSLHEITALDLASQVLASVNDRNGLEGHEVEDVAFGCVSPVGEQGAVISRSAVLKAGYAETTSAIQVNRFCGSGLEAVNLAAAKVKAGETDLAIGGGIESMSRVPMGSDGMGGMADPTLVFQEYFIPQGISADLIATKYGYSRDDVDAYAVESQKRAAKAWDEKRFAKSILPIKDVIGETVLDHDELMRPETNMQSLGALSPAFQMMGEQMPGFNDVAILKHPDVEKINHVHHAGNSSGIVDGSAAVLLGNEMAGDKYNLKSRARIVSMAAIGSEPTIMLTGPEFAAKKALDRAGMSANDIDIWELNEAFAAVVLRFMDAMNVDHSVMNVNGGAIAMGHPLGATGAMILGTVLDELERSNKQTALTTLCIGGGMGIATIIERVN; encoded by the coding sequence ATGACCGAAGCCTTTATCTATGACGCTGTTCGCAGCCCGCGCGGCAAAGGCCGCAGCGACGGTAGCCTGCACGAAATTACCGCTCTTGATCTCGCCTCGCAGGTTCTTGCCTCGGTCAACGATCGCAACGGCTTGGAAGGGCATGAAGTAGAAGATGTGGCTTTTGGCTGCGTCTCACCGGTCGGCGAACAAGGAGCAGTTATTAGCCGCTCGGCAGTGCTCAAAGCAGGCTATGCAGAAACGACGTCGGCCATTCAGGTAAACCGCTTTTGCGGTTCAGGCCTCGAAGCGGTCAATCTGGCGGCAGCAAAGGTTAAAGCGGGTGAAACCGACCTCGCCATTGGCGGCGGCATCGAATCCATGTCCCGCGTACCCATGGGTAGCGACGGCATGGGCGGTATGGCCGACCCCACTTTGGTGTTTCAGGAATATTTCATCCCGCAGGGCATTTCCGCTGATCTGATTGCTACCAAATATGGCTACAGCCGTGATGATGTGGACGCTTATGCCGTAGAAAGCCAAAAGCGCGCAGCCAAAGCATGGGATGAAAAGCGCTTTGCAAAATCCATCCTGCCAATCAAGGATGTGATCGGCGAGACCGTGCTTGATCATGATGAGTTGATGCGGCCTGAAACCAATATGCAATCACTTGGCGCATTGAGCCCAGCTTTCCAGATGATGGGCGAGCAGATGCCCGGCTTTAATGATGTTGCAATCTTGAAGCATCCCGATGTCGAAAAGATCAACCACGTCCATCACGCTGGCAATAGCTCCGGCATCGTTGATGGTTCTGCCGCCGTATTGCTTGGCAACGAAATGGCAGGCGACAAATATAATCTCAAATCACGCGCGCGAATCGTCTCAATGGCAGCGATTGGCAGCGAACCGACGATCATGCTCACAGGACCGGAGTTTGCCGCCAAGAAGGCATTGGATCGTGCTGGAATGTCAGCCAATGATATTGATATCTGGGAACTCAACGAGGCTTTTGCAGCTGTCGTTCTGCGCTTCATGGATGCAATGAATGTCGATCACAGCGTTATGAACGTAAACGGCGGCGCGATTGCGATGGGCCATCCGTTGGGTGCAACCGGTGCAATGATCCTTGGAACTGTGCTTGATGAGCTGGAGCGTTCCAACAAGCAAACCGCTCTCACAACTTTATGCATCGGCGGCGGCATGGGCATCGCCACAATCATTGAGCGGGTGAACTAG
- a CDS encoding acyl-CoA carboxylase subunit beta — translation MPQYKSKVATASDSFVQNRTDMLELIDHLRSLERRAVEASEKRRPTFEKRGQLTPHERLARLLDPGMPWLRLYNMANYLVEDSNPETSIPGGSVILGIGFVKGVRCMIWVDDSGIRAGAATTGGWDACKGAQKIAQDLKLPFIHLVESAGANLMEYKVELWAYGGMLFRNLAWLSAAGIPTMVILHGPSTAGGAYMPGMSDYVVGIRENGMAALGGAALVHAATGEVADDRELGGTEMHASTTGTVEYLADDDAHGIAIARDTLGRLDWNKNTMPIRRNDYEEPIYDIDEIAGIVPIDYTIPYDVREVAARIVDGSDFEEFKSRYGPGTVCMQASIMGHAVGLIGNNGPFDPEAAAKATHFFQLCDQSQLPIIFLNNTTGYIVGTESEHKGMIKLGSKMIQAVSNVRVPKLSLYIGASFGAGNYGMSGVAFEPDFLFSWPNAKTGVMAGASAANTMSHVARVQAKRKGVEPDEEMIAKQDKRIRDIFEAQESAFFTSGRVLDHGVIDPRDTRKVLGFALETIFEAQNRTLHPNAFGVARI, via the coding sequence ATGCCACAATATAAGTCGAAGGTCGCAACCGCGTCCGATAGTTTCGTACAAAATCGCACTGATATGTTGGAACTCATCGATCACCTAAGGTCGTTGGAAAGGCGCGCGGTCGAAGCGTCCGAGAAACGTCGGCCCACTTTTGAAAAGCGCGGCCAGTTAACCCCGCACGAGCGGCTTGCGCGACTACTTGATCCTGGTATGCCTTGGCTGCGACTTTATAATATGGCGAATTATCTCGTCGAGGATAGCAATCCCGAGACCAGCATCCCTGGAGGCAGTGTCATTTTAGGCATTGGTTTTGTCAAAGGTGTCCGCTGCATGATTTGGGTTGATGATAGCGGCATTCGTGCAGGAGCTGCGACAACGGGCGGATGGGATGCTTGCAAGGGTGCTCAGAAAATTGCGCAAGATTTGAAACTGCCCTTTATTCACCTGGTCGAAAGTGCCGGCGCAAACCTGATGGAATATAAGGTCGAGCTTTGGGCCTATGGTGGGATGCTGTTCCGCAATCTGGCTTGGCTGAGCGCGGCTGGTATTCCAACCATGGTCATCCTGCATGGGCCTTCGACGGCCGGCGGGGCGTATATGCCGGGCATGTCCGACTATGTGGTCGGGATACGCGAAAACGGCATGGCCGCGTTGGGCGGAGCAGCTCTGGTCCATGCGGCAACCGGCGAAGTTGCCGATGACCGTGAGCTGGGCGGCACCGAGATGCACGCCAGCACAACCGGCACGGTGGAATATCTGGCCGACGATGACGCACACGGCATTGCCATTGCCCGTGACACTTTGGGACGATTGGACTGGAACAAAAACACCATGCCTATCCGTCGCAACGATTATGAAGAACCAATATACGACATTGATGAGATCGCCGGGATTGTGCCTATCGATTACACGATTCCTTATGACGTGCGTGAAGTTGCGGCACGGATTGTCGATGGCTCTGATTTTGAGGAATTCAAATCGCGCTATGGCCCCGGAACCGTCTGTATGCAGGCAAGCATCATGGGTCACGCGGTCGGGCTGATCGGCAATAACGGACCATTCGACCCCGAAGCCGCCGCCAAGGCGACGCATTTTTTCCAGTTATGCGACCAATCACAGCTGCCGATCATTTTCCTCAACAACACCACCGGCTATATTGTTGGTACCGAGTCCGAACATAAGGGAATGATCAAGCTGGGCTCTAAAATGATCCAGGCGGTTTCCAACGTCCGGGTACCGAAATTATCACTGTATATCGGCGCAAGCTTTGGCGCTGGTAATTACGGGATGAGCGGCGTCGCCTTTGAACCGGATTTCCTGTTTAGCTGGCCCAATGCCAAAACCGGCGTGATGGCGGGCGCCTCGGCGGCCAACACGATGAGCCATGTGGCGCGGGTGCAGGCCAAACGAAAGGGTGTGGAACCGGACGAAGAGATGATCGCCAAACAGGACAAACGGATTCGGGATATTTTTGAGGCGCAGGAAAGTGCGTTTTTCACCTCTGGCCGGGTTTTGGATCATGGGGTGATTGATCCGCGCGATACAAGGAAGGTTTTGGGCTTTGCGCTGGAAACAATATTTGAGGCGCAGAACCGGACGCTGCACCCCAATGCCTTCGGGGTAGCGCGGATATGA
- a CDS encoding 3-hydroxyacyl-CoA dehydrogenase NAD-binding domain-containing protein, whose product MTYETMTVDIDSDGVALVTIDVPGKPMNVWDDALMEEFPRFVDELINNDDIRGAVLVSGKASGFLAGADLNMLGSSKAQTTKEAFEMAWGLNANLRRMETGGHSAKDLLKGTAHAKPVACALHGLALGGGLELALACHYRVCSDNPKIQLGLPEVQVGLLPGGGGTQRLPRLAGLQAAGMAIMMGQPMNPQAALAQNIVNEVVPHDEVVDKAKAWVKANPKASAPWDKKGYKFPGGAGSMDPRAVPLYMGSSAIALKQSKGNYEAVKAILSCLYEGSMLPMDTALRVESKYFTKLLSGPQAKNMIRTLFINKQAAEKGAARPKGVPASDLKTVGVLGAGLMGSGITHVTAKGGMNVIVLDRSMEEAQKAVAYSQKIVDKNVARGKMTKEKAEAFMALITPTDNYDDLKDVDLIIEAVFERPDIKADVIKKTEAVIRKDVVFASNTSTLPITGLAKNSERPDQFIGMHFFSPVERMPLLEIIPGAETGDKALAVALDYNAKIRKTPIVVKDVRGFYTNRVFPPYANEAMLMIAEGVKPALIENAAVAMGMPIGPLAVVDETTLQLGYDIMTSTKEEMGDSYVPSGTEDLMEIMVKKVDRRGRRFGGGFYEYADDGSKKLWPGLADHFPLADEQPDVETVKQRLMYIQLIATAQCYHEGVVSDPQSADLGAIFGWGFPPYTGGPMSEIDTIGVGNFVRTADTLAQKHGERFKPPMSFREKADAGESFYKAA is encoded by the coding sequence ATGACCTACGAAACAATGACAGTGGATATCGACAGCGACGGCGTCGCGCTCGTCACCATCGACGTTCCCGGCAAACCAATGAACGTATGGGACGACGCGTTGATGGAAGAATTTCCAAGATTTGTTGATGAGCTTATCAATAATGACGACATCAGAGGCGCCGTTTTGGTCTCGGGCAAAGCATCCGGTTTTCTTGCAGGTGCTGACCTCAACATGCTTGGATCTTCCAAGGCACAAACCACAAAAGAGGCCTTTGAAATGGCTTGGGGATTAAACGCCAATTTGCGCCGCATGGAAACCGGTGGTCATTCGGCCAAGGATTTGCTCAAAGGTACAGCCCACGCCAAACCCGTCGCATGTGCATTGCATGGCCTTGCTCTGGGTGGTGGTCTGGAACTGGCGCTTGCCTGCCATTACCGTGTCTGTTCAGACAATCCGAAGATTCAACTCGGCCTTCCTGAAGTACAAGTTGGTTTGCTACCGGGCGGCGGCGGCACGCAACGCCTGCCACGCCTCGCTGGTTTGCAAGCGGCAGGCATGGCGATCATGATGGGCCAACCGATGAACCCGCAAGCGGCACTGGCGCAAAATATCGTCAACGAAGTCGTTCCGCACGACGAAGTGGTCGACAAAGCCAAAGCATGGGTAAAAGCCAATCCGAAAGCATCCGCGCCCTGGGATAAGAAAGGCTACAAATTCCCTGGAGGCGCCGGTTCGATGGACCCGCGCGCCGTGCCGCTTTACATGGGCAGTTCCGCGATCGCACTCAAACAGTCGAAAGGCAATTATGAGGCGGTCAAGGCGATCCTCTCCTGCCTTTATGAAGGTTCGATGTTGCCGATGGACACTGCGCTGCGCGTGGAAAGCAAATATTTCACGAAGCTCTTGAGCGGCCCGCAAGCCAAAAACATGATCCGCACTTTGTTCATTAACAAACAGGCGGCTGAAAAAGGTGCGGCTCGTCCAAAGGGCGTTCCCGCCTCTGACCTAAAGACCGTTGGCGTACTCGGTGCTGGCCTGATGGGTTCCGGCATCACCCACGTTACGGCCAAAGGCGGGATGAATGTAATTGTCCTCGACCGGAGTATGGAAGAAGCACAGAAAGCCGTCGCCTATAGCCAGAAGATCGTCGACAAGAATGTCGCGCGCGGCAAGATGACCAAGGAAAAGGCCGAAGCTTTCATGGCCTTGATCACGCCTACCGACAATTATGACGACCTCAAGGATGTCGATTTGATCATCGAAGCGGTGTTTGAGCGCCCCGACATCAAGGCCGATGTGATCAAGAAAACCGAAGCAGTGATCCGCAAGGATGTGGTTTTCGCCTCGAACACTTCGACCCTGCCGATCACCGGCCTTGCCAAGAACAGCGAACGGCCCGATCAATTTATAGGCATGCATTTTTTCTCTCCTGTAGAAAGAATGCCCTTGCTGGAAATCATCCCTGGCGCAGAAACCGGTGACAAGGCTCTGGCCGTCGCGCTCGATTACAATGCTAAAATCCGCAAGACACCGATTGTGGTTAAAGACGTTCGCGGCTTCTACACCAACCGCGTGTTCCCGCCATATGCCAATGAAGCAATGCTAATGATCGCTGAAGGCGTGAAACCGGCACTGATTGAAAATGCAGCTGTTGCCATGGGTATGCCGATTGGTCCGCTCGCCGTGGTCGACGAAACCACCTTGCAGTTGGGCTACGACATCATGACTTCGACCAAAGAAGAAATGGGCGATTCTTACGTTCCAAGCGGAACAGAAGACTTGATGGAGATCATGGTCAAAAAGGTCGATCGTCGGGGTCGACGCTTTGGCGGTGGTTTCTATGAATATGCCGATGATGGTTCGAAGAAGCTTTGGCCGGGTCTGGCTGACCATTTCCCGCTCGCCGATGAGCAGCCGGATGTTGAAACCGTCAAACAACGTTTGATGTATATCCAGCTTATCGCCACCGCCCAATGTTATCACGAGGGCGTTGTATCCGATCCGCAATCTGCTGATCTCGGCGCAATTTTTGGCTGGGGGTTCCCGCCTTATACGGGCGGCCCGATGAGCGAAATTGATACAATCGGCGTCGGGAATTTTGTGCGCACGGCAGACACGCTAGCTCAAAAACATGGCGAACGGTTCAAGCCTCCTATGAGCTTCCGCGAAAAAGCGGATGCAGGGGAAAGCTTCTACAAGGCGGCTTAG